The sequence below is a genomic window from Citricoccus muralis.
GCCGAGGAGCCGCCACGACCTTCCGCCAGGGGCTCGCCGAGTTCGCCGTTCTCGATGCGGGCGGAAATCAGCACATCGTTGGCGATCTTGCCGCAGGCCACCACGGTGTCGGCCAGCGCGGAACCCAGGCGGGTGACCACCAGGCGGTTGGTGTCCCAAGGGGCGGGCGGGGCCTGCAGGCCCAGCTTTTCGGCGAGGCGGTCAACCAGGTCGAAGACGGTGATGCCGGCGTCGAGTCGGCCGGTGCGGTGGGCCCGGGCCACCCGGCCGGAGAGGTTGGCCATGGTTCCGGCGGCGCCACCCCACTGCACGGGCAGCTGGGCGGAGGCTTGCTCGAGGTGCTGGCCGGCCTGCGCGAGTCCGGCGGCCCAGCCGGCCACTCGCAGCCCGAAGGTGGAGGGCAGCGAATGCTGGGCCAGGGAGCGGGCCACCATGGGAGTCTCGCGGTGTGTGCGGGCCAGCTCGATCAGCGCGGCGACGGCGGTCTTGATATCGGTCAGGATCGAGGCGGAGACCCGGGAGGACATCACCATCAGAGCGGTGTCGATAATGTCCTGGCTGGTGGCCCCCATGTGCAGCGACGTCGAGGCGCTGCCCACGCGGGAGCGCATGGCCTTGAGCACCGGGATCAACGGGTTGCCGCCACCCTGGGCCTCGCGGGCCAGGGCGACGAGATCATAACTAGCAGGATCCGTGGCCGAACGGGCGGCTTCGGCCTGTTCAACGGAGACCACGCCGACGTCGGCCAGCACCTCGGTCCAGCAGGCTTCGACGTCGAGCAGGGTTTTCAGGAAGGAGTGATCGGAGGTCATCCCGGCCACGACGGAAGCGGCCCATCCGGGGTTGAGCAACCCGGCGTCCACGGATGCGGATGAGGGATGATCGATCATGTCGAGCGCGGCTCCTGTGCAACCGATTTCATCGTGGTTTCCCACAGGGTATCGGTCATCGTTGGGGTCTGATGTGTCCAAGGGTAGCGTGTTGGCGCACACGCGGGCGCGGCGGGCCGGTCACAGCCTGTCATCTTGAACGAGGCTGCGACCGACCCGCCGGGCGGCAGTGTCAGTCGTGCACCGGGTATTCGATACCGGGGAACTCCAGGAACACCGTCTCCTTGTCGGCGTGCTCGCCGGTCGCCTGGATCCAGACGTCGAAGTGCAGTGCACCCTCGTCGTCACGCCGGGCGATCAGGGTCTGACGCCGGGTCTCATCGAGCGAGCTCAGCAGCGGATCCTGGGCCAGTGCGGCTTCGTCGTCGGGAAGGTAGATCCGGGTGTGCAGCTTGTTCAGCAGACCGCGGGCAAAGATCACCAGGTGGATGAACGGCGCCTTGCCCTCTTCGGTGGCTCCGGGGTTCACGGTGGAGAAGGTGTAGGTGCCCTCGTTGTCCACGGTGCCGCGGCCCCAGCCGGTGAAGGTGAAGCCGTCACGCACCAGCGAGCCCGACTTCTGCGGGATCTCACCGTTCTCGTCGGCCTGCCAGATCTCCAGCATGGCGTCCGGAATGGGGTCGCCGTTGCCGTCGTACACGGTACCGGTAAGGCGCACGGCATTCGGGTGGGCGGGATTGATCAGCAGGTTGCCGTCGCGCCAGGGCAGGTGCACCTGCTCGTAGCCGGAAGCGTAGCCGAAGAACGGGCCAATGGTCTGTCCCGGGGTGGGGAACAGCTTGCCGTTGGCCATCCGCTCGGTGGTCTCATCGATGCGCATCAGTGATCCCCCTCTTCATCTTCCATCCAGGTGCGGTTCGAGCCGGTCAGCACGATGTCGAAGGTGTAGCCGGTGTTCCACTCGTGGCTGGTGACCGAGTGGTCATAGGTGCCCACCAGGCGGTCGCGCGCCTTCTGGTCGGTGATGCCCTGGTAGATCGGATCCAGCGCGAACAGCGGATCGCCCGGGAAGTACATCTGGGTGATCATCCGCTGAGTGAAGTCGG
It includes:
- a CDS encoding lyase family protein, which translates into the protein MIDHPSSASVDAGLLNPGWAASVVAGMTSDHSFLKTLLDVEACWTEVLADVGVVSVEQAEAARSATDPASYDLVALAREAQGGGNPLIPVLKAMRSRVGSASTSLHMGATSQDIIDTALMVMSSRVSASILTDIKTAVAALIELARTHRETPMVARSLAQHSLPSTFGLRVAGWAAGLAQAGQHLEQASAQLPVQWGGAAGTMANLSGRVARAHRTGRLDAGITVFDLVDRLAEKLGLQAPPAPWDTNRLVVTRLGSALADTVVACGKIANDVLISARIENGELGEPLAEGRGGSSAMPHKQNPVLSVLIHSAALSAPGLLAQLYTGAGAANEERPDGAWHTEWPALRQLLRLAGGATQMTTELASGLRVHTDAMRHNLERTGPLLVSERIMAELAPVIDAAAGEAGAGKSRIQEVVDRSLAEGADFAVLLREITPDTVSDAELADLLDVAQYTGEAATLVDRLTAEYEEWSRA
- the pcaG gene encoding protocatechuate 3,4-dioxygenase subunit alpha, with amino-acid sequence MRIDETTERMANGKLFPTPGQTIGPFFGYASGYEQVHLPWRDGNLLINPAHPNAVRLTGTVYDGNGDPIPDAMLEIWQADENGEIPQKSGSLVRDGFTFTGWGRGTVDNEGTYTFSTVNPGATEEGKAPFIHLVIFARGLLNKLHTRIYLPDDEAALAQDPLLSSLDETRRQTLIARRDDEGALHFDVWIQATGEHADKETVFLEFPGIEYPVHD